In a single window of the Etheostoma spectabile isolate EspeVRDwgs_2016 chromosome 3, UIUC_Espe_1.0, whole genome shotgun sequence genome:
- the rtn2a gene encoding reticulon-2a isoform X2, with protein sequence MGQVLGFSHCQEYGSVASTPDSTPPCTDGGNEESEMCELQTAREWSDDEDGGDGDPDDDEGLASSPSIWGTPYQNSLELTFSYIAIAEAEAVGASRHLRDRRRGSSRGIRAPLIRTDTLETLLDSPESDVDWDPHAFLSREEEEEASERRAQERVEASAAVRRGQHRQTETITNQPSPQNPDPATQGRDAGIQREESPSSLTXXXXRPPASLSSQHQSPSQIFQVSQTPEPESPVTRETISVKLLTSVRPRGPASSSPAAIGRISQEQLVSDHWFSALNLSEDMTVCTHIAVMDLIYWKDTERTGMILTGLVVGLLSLFQLSIITVLSTVSLAVMCFTISVRIYYQVLYVLGWGDGEHPFKSYLDLEISFSGEEAERYMQKAIVMALSAVDSLKGLFFVGNLLESIKLLVLMYLVTYLGHLCNGLTLLIISVIAVFSLPLFYQKRQEQVDTFISKIQAHIDNIKDTFHRLAQGGGPPPDPTPGGAKPKTQ encoded by the exons AGGAATATGGCTCTGTGGCGTCCACTCCAGACTCGACGCCCCCATGCACCGATG GCGGAAATGAGGAGTCCGAGATGTGCGAGCTGCAAACGGCCAGGGAGTGGTCTGATGATGAGGACGGGGGAGATGGAGATCCAGATGACGACGAGGGACTGGCTTCATCCCCGTCCATCTGGGGCACGCCGTACCAGAACTCCTTAGAGCTGACTTTCTCTTACATCGCCATCGCCGAGGCCGAAGCGGTGGGAGCCTCGCGACACCTCCGTGATCGACGCAGGGGCAGCTCTCGGGGAATTCGCGCTCCTTTGATCCGCACGGACACCCTGGAAACTTTGCTGGACTCCCCAGAGTCTGACGTAGACTGGGACCCTCACGCCTTCCTCAGtcgagaggaagaagaggaagcatCAGAAAGGAGAGCGCAGGAGAGGGTGGAGGCGAGTGCAGCTGTGAGGAGGGGGCAGCACAGGCAAACTGAGACTATTACAAACCAGCCCTCCCCCCAAAATCCAGACCCAGCAACTCAGGGGAGAGACGCAGGAATCCAAAGAGAGGAGTCTCCGAGCAGTCTGACCCNNNNNNNNNNGCGTCCCCCTGCGTCCTTGTCTTCCCAGCATCAGAGCCCGTCGCAGATATTTCAGG TCTCACAGACCCCTGAGCCAGAATCCCCCGTCACCAgggaaaccatttcagtcaAGCTGCTCACATCTGTGCGACCCAGAGGCCCGGCATCCTCGTCGCCAGCTGCCATTGGTCGAATCTCTCAGGAACAGCTGGTCAGCGATCACTGGTTTTCAGCACTTAACCTATCAGAGGACATGACTGTATGCACCCACATAGCAG TTATGGACCTGATCTACTGGAAAGACACAGAGCGCACAGGCATGATCCTGACAGGGTTAGTGGTCGGCCTGCTGTCCCTGTTCCAGCTCAGCATCATCACTGTGCTCTCCACCGTCTCCCTGGCTGTCATGTGCTTCACCATCTCGGTGCGCATCTACTACCAAGTCCTCTACGTTCTCGGCTGGGGCGATGGAGAACATCCCTTCAA GTCATACTTGGACCTGGAAATCAGTTTCAGTGGAGAGGAAGCTGAGCGCTATATGCAGAAAGCCATTGTCATGGCTCTGTCTGCTGTTGACTCTCTGAAGGGACTCTTTTTTGTTGGAAACCTCTTGGAGTCAATCAAG ttACTGGTTCTGATGTACCTTGTGACATACCTGGGACACCTGTGCAATGGCCTTACTCTGCTCATCATCA GTGTGATCGCTGTCTTTTCTCTGCCACTTTTCTACCAAAAACGCCAG GAGCAAGTGGACACCTTCATTTCAAAAATCCAGGCCCACATTGACAACATCAAGGACAC CTTCCACAGACTTGCCCAGGGTGGTGGCCCTCCTCCTGACCCAACTCCCGGTGGCGCCAAACCCAAAACCCAGTAA
- the rtn2a gene encoding reticulon-2a isoform X1, with protein sequence MGQVLGFSHCQEYGSVASTPDSTPPCTDGGNEESEMCELQTAREWSDDEDGGDGDPDDDEGLASSPSIWGTPYQNSLELTFSYIAIAEAEAVGASRHLRDRRRGSSRGIRAPLIRTDTLETLLDSPESDVDWDPHAFLSREEEEEASERRAQERVEASAAVRRGQHRQTETITNQPSPQNPDPATQGRDAGIQREESPSSLTXXXXRPPASLSSQHQSPSQIFQAVSQTPEPESPVTRETISVKLLTSVRPRGPASSSPAAIGRISQEQLVSDHWFSALNLSEDMTVCTHIAVMDLIYWKDTERTGMILTGLVVGLLSLFQLSIITVLSTVSLAVMCFTISVRIYYQVLYVLGWGDGEHPFKSYLDLEISFSGEEAERYMQKAIVMALSAVDSLKGLFFVGNLLESIKLLVLMYLVTYLGHLCNGLTLLIISVIAVFSLPLFYQKRQEQVDTFISKIQAHIDNIKDTFHRLAQGGGPPPDPTPGGAKPKTQ encoded by the exons AGGAATATGGCTCTGTGGCGTCCACTCCAGACTCGACGCCCCCATGCACCGATG GCGGAAATGAGGAGTCCGAGATGTGCGAGCTGCAAACGGCCAGGGAGTGGTCTGATGATGAGGACGGGGGAGATGGAGATCCAGATGACGACGAGGGACTGGCTTCATCCCCGTCCATCTGGGGCACGCCGTACCAGAACTCCTTAGAGCTGACTTTCTCTTACATCGCCATCGCCGAGGCCGAAGCGGTGGGAGCCTCGCGACACCTCCGTGATCGACGCAGGGGCAGCTCTCGGGGAATTCGCGCTCCTTTGATCCGCACGGACACCCTGGAAACTTTGCTGGACTCCCCAGAGTCTGACGTAGACTGGGACCCTCACGCCTTCCTCAGtcgagaggaagaagaggaagcatCAGAAAGGAGAGCGCAGGAGAGGGTGGAGGCGAGTGCAGCTGTGAGGAGGGGGCAGCACAGGCAAACTGAGACTATTACAAACCAGCCCTCCCCCCAAAATCCAGACCCAGCAACTCAGGGGAGAGACGCAGGAATCCAAAGAGAGGAGTCTCCGAGCAGTCTGACCCNNNNNNNNNNGCGTCCCCCTGCGTCCTTGTCTTCCCAGCATCAGAGCCCGTCGCAGATATTTCAGG CAGTCTCACAGACCCCTGAGCCAGAATCCCCCGTCACCAgggaaaccatttcagtcaAGCTGCTCACATCTGTGCGACCCAGAGGCCCGGCATCCTCGTCGCCAGCTGCCATTGGTCGAATCTCTCAGGAACAGCTGGTCAGCGATCACTGGTTTTCAGCACTTAACCTATCAGAGGACATGACTGTATGCACCCACATAGCAG TTATGGACCTGATCTACTGGAAAGACACAGAGCGCACAGGCATGATCCTGACAGGGTTAGTGGTCGGCCTGCTGTCCCTGTTCCAGCTCAGCATCATCACTGTGCTCTCCACCGTCTCCCTGGCTGTCATGTGCTTCACCATCTCGGTGCGCATCTACTACCAAGTCCTCTACGTTCTCGGCTGGGGCGATGGAGAACATCCCTTCAA GTCATACTTGGACCTGGAAATCAGTTTCAGTGGAGAGGAAGCTGAGCGCTATATGCAGAAAGCCATTGTCATGGCTCTGTCTGCTGTTGACTCTCTGAAGGGACTCTTTTTTGTTGGAAACCTCTTGGAGTCAATCAAG ttACTGGTTCTGATGTACCTTGTGACATACCTGGGACACCTGTGCAATGGCCTTACTCTGCTCATCATCA GTGTGATCGCTGTCTTTTCTCTGCCACTTTTCTACCAAAAACGCCAG GAGCAAGTGGACACCTTCATTTCAAAAATCCAGGCCCACATTGACAACATCAAGGACAC CTTCCACAGACTTGCCCAGGGTGGTGGCCCTCCTCCTGACCCAACTCCCGGTGGCGCCAAACCCAAAACCCAGTAA
- the rtn2a gene encoding reticulon-2a isoform X3: MASKVMDLIYWKDTERTGMILTGLVVGLLSLFQLSIITVLSTVSLAVMCFTISVRIYYQVLYVLGWGDGEHPFKSYLDLEISFSGEEAERYMQKAIVMALSAVDSLKGLFFVGNLLESIKLLVLMYLVTYLGHLCNGLTLLIISVIAVFSLPLFYQKRQEQVDTFISKIQAHIDNIKDTFHRLAQGGGPPPDPTPGGAKPKTQ; this comes from the exons ATGGCCAGTAAAG TTATGGACCTGATCTACTGGAAAGACACAGAGCGCACAGGCATGATCCTGACAGGGTTAGTGGTCGGCCTGCTGTCCCTGTTCCAGCTCAGCATCATCACTGTGCTCTCCACCGTCTCCCTGGCTGTCATGTGCTTCACCATCTCGGTGCGCATCTACTACCAAGTCCTCTACGTTCTCGGCTGGGGCGATGGAGAACATCCCTTCAA GTCATACTTGGACCTGGAAATCAGTTTCAGTGGAGAGGAAGCTGAGCGCTATATGCAGAAAGCCATTGTCATGGCTCTGTCTGCTGTTGACTCTCTGAAGGGACTCTTTTTTGTTGGAAACCTCTTGGAGTCAATCAAG ttACTGGTTCTGATGTACCTTGTGACATACCTGGGACACCTGTGCAATGGCCTTACTCTGCTCATCATCA GTGTGATCGCTGTCTTTTCTCTGCCACTTTTCTACCAAAAACGCCAG GAGCAAGTGGACACCTTCATTTCAAAAATCCAGGCCCACATTGACAACATCAAGGACAC CTTCCACAGACTTGCCCAGGGTGGTGGCCCTCCTCCTGACCCAACTCCCGGTGGCGCCAAACCCAAAACCCAGTAA